The Clostridium aceticum genomic interval AGGTGATCCCTCATATTACCAATGAAATCAAAGAGAGAATCTACAGAGTAGGTAGAGATGGTAACTTTGATGCGGTCATCACAGAGGTGGGGGGTACAGTAGGAGATATCGAAAGTCTCCCTTTTTTAGAAGCCATCCGTCAGATAAAATACGAAGTTGGACGGGAAAGCACCATGTATATTCATGTCACTTTGGTACCCTACTTGGGAAAGGCAGGAGAGTTAAAGACAAAGCCTACCCAGCATAGCGTAAAAGAACTAAGAAGTATTGGTATACAACCTGATCTAGTGGTATGCCGCACAGAAAAACCTCTATCTCAGGAGATGAAGGACAAGATTGGCCTTTTCTGCAACCTAGACCCAGGACATGTAGTACAAAACATGGATGCCCAAAGTCTCTATGAGGTACCCCTATTATTAAAGGAAGAAAAATTAGACGAGTTGGTGGTAAAGCGTCTAAAGCTACAAGCAGGGGTAGCAGAGCTTACCCAGTGGAAGGAAGTTGTAGAAAGAGATAAAAATCCTAAGGGCAGAGTAAAGATTGCATTGGTAGGGAAGTATGTGGAGTTAAGAGACGCTTACCTTTCTGTATCGGAAGCATTAACCCACGCCGGTATATATAATAATGTAAAGATAGATATTGATTGGATTCATTCAGAGGATGTTTTAGAAGAAAGCGTAGAGGAGTTGCTAAAAGGAGCACAGGGGATCTTAGTACCTGGTGGCTTTGGGGACCGTGGTGTAGAAGGAAAAATCAGCGCTTTAAAATATGCTCGTGAAAACAACATTCCTCTACTAGGAATCTGCCTAGGGATGCAGTTGGCAGTTATAGAATATGCTAGAAATGTATTAAACTTAAAGGATGCCCACAGCTCCGAATTGAACCCCGACACCACCAATCCAGTCATTGATCTGATGCCAGAACAAAAAGATGTAGAAGATATGGGCGGCACTATGCGTCTAGGTCTATACCCTTGTAAAATCTATACTGACACCAAAGCCAGAGAAGCCTATGGAGAGGATTTAATCTATGAAAGACATCGTCATCGCTATGAATTCAACAACCATTATAGAGATGCCCTAACAGAGGCAGGGCTCATTATCAGTGGCATTTCTCCAGATGAAAGATTGGTAGAAATCGTAGAAATCAAAGATCACCCATGGTTTGTAGCCGCCCAATTCCACCCAGAATTCAAATCCAGACCTACAAGACCACACCCTTTGTTTAGGGACTTTGTAAAGGCAGCAATAGATCAGTAAAGAAAATGTAATAAAAAAACTTTGTTTTTTTAGCAGGAATTTTTTATGGGACATAGAATACTATTGTAGTGGAGGAGTAAAACTCCACTACTGTATTTTTTATATGCTTTTTAATTATATAATTAAAATAAGGTTAATAAAGCTATGGAACTGCATCGAAGTCAAGAAGACTGACATCTACACCACAGCTTGTTAAACGGAGCTAAGGGACTGTCCCCATGGCGTAGTGATGCTTAAACAGAAGCTTGTCAAAAAAGGTAAAAAAATTGTAACATACTTGTAATGGTAATTTAGTGAGATTATGTGTATAATGGTTTTAGTAGCAAGGAGAACACTAATTTTACAGTTGTGTTACAAACTACCATTAGAAGTTGACCTTGGAAATAACAGATGGTATAATCGTAGCTACGGGGCAAGTGATAAAGCAAGTGAATAGTGATATGTTTTTAAGAAGAGATTTGTCGCTTACGCTTATTTACAACTTATGCTTTTAAAGGTTTAAAACCTTTAAAATATAGTACTTTGGGGGGTTGAATACATAAGCATCCTAAAGTAAGAAAAAAATAAAAAACTTAAAATTTAAAGGAGGAAGAAAAAGCATGAAAAGAAAAATAGCACTTTTATTAGCGCTAGCTATGGTATTAACTATGATACCAATGATGTCCTTCGCTGCATCTAGCAATGCTATGAGTAACATTGTAAGCGTAGGAAGAAATGCAGATTTAGGTGAAAACTTAAGAACAGCACCAGTATTACATTTAAGAGAATCTGAGCCAGGAAACTCTTGGAGAGAAGGTGGCGTGTTCAGATTAACTTTATCAGATGGATTAAAGTGGAATAACAATGCTGCTGACACTGTTGCATCAAATGTATACAATGACAGCCAAAGCTTCAACATCAACAGATTTATTGCTGCTGATGGAAGTATCATTGCTAATCCTACTAACACAAACAACTATGAAATGGGAAGAAGCACAACTGGTCATATAGCAAGAAGAATATCTGACAGAGAGTTAGAAATTGAAATCGTAGAAACAAACGTAAATGGTATAGCAAGAAACAACTTCTGGATTCCTATGAACGTAGATATGAATGGATTCGTAGGGGAAGCTCAAGTAACTGTTACACCTGTTGACAGTGGTATTACTGGAGGTACTTACACATTTGCTAACTCTTCAAGAGGTGGCACAGTAGCGACTGTTGATAGAGTAAGAAATATCGGAAGAACAGGTAACCTTGGGACAGTAAGAATTGAAGAAACAAACGTAGGAGCTGTAAGAAACGAAGCAGTTGTAACATTAAAGTTACCATCAAACTTTGAGTTTGTTAATATCAACAACTGGTTACGTAACGAGCCTGCTAATGCTACTGCTGATGATGACTTTGTAACATTTACAGGCGGATGGAATGGAGCGACTATTTCAAACGTAGTGCCAGACGGAGAAAGAACTGTAAGATTTACAATCAATCTTCCAGCTACAACTTCTGGAACACGTGGTTCAATCCTATTCACACCACAAGTAAGAGCAGATAGAAATGCTAGATATGGAGATGTTGTATTAAGTATTAGCGGAACAAACAACGTATCTTCTGAAGATATTACTGTAGCAAAATACCAAGATTGGGGTGCTGTTGCAGAAATTGAAGAAGTAAAAGAATTAGTTGCAGGTAAAGTAAACGATGTAGTAACAACAGCTTTAATTACAGTAGAAGAAACAGTGCCAGGTGCACTTATTGAAAACAGAGAAGTTGAAGTTGTATTCCCAAGCTGGGTTAAAGTAATTGGTGTACCAAGTTCTGAATTTGATGCAACAAACTTAGATGTAGAAGTTGATGAAACAGAAATCAGAAACGGAAGAGATGTAATTTCTTTCCAAATCACTGAATCTAACGATACAAATAGTGTAGGAAGCTTTGAATTCGAAGTAGAATTAAGTATTGAAGCAAATAAAACAGGTGACATCGTTGCTGAATTCAGTGGCGCTGGCATGGAAAAACAAGAGTTAGTTGTAGCTAAAGCTATCGCTCCTGTTACAGTAAAATCTGATGCAGACACACCAGTGAAGATTGGTCTTCAAGGTCAAGCTGCACCAAACTTCACCATTACAGAAAATGTAAAAGAAGCTATTGAAAGAAGACAAGATTCTTTACTTCATACAGATGGCAACATAAGAGTAGTTGGTGGTTCAGCTGAAACTACAGCAGGTGCTGCTAATGGAACTATTGAAATTGCTTTACCTCAAGGTGTAAGATTTGCAGCTGTACCAACAGTTAAAGTAGTAAAAGGTAACGGAGAAATCTACGAAGATCAAATTACTTTAACTAATGCTGCTGGACGTAACACAATGGATTCTCTATTACAAATCCCTGTGAAGTCTGAAAGTACATCACCTATGGAAATTGAAGTAACTAACGTAAAATTAACAGTAGATAGAACTGTACCAGAAGGTGACATTGTAGCATACGTTGGTGGTACTGCTTTAATTGAAAACTATAGAGATAGACCAAATGCGGGTGAATTTGTAACTGATTATGTAACAACATTTGTAATTGCTACTACAGTTACACCAGCTCCAGGTGAGTCAACATCACCAGAAGTTGTATTAACAATCGGTTCTTCAACAATCTACACAAATGGTGTAGCTAGCACAATTCCAGTAGCTCCATACATCGATGCTCAAAACAGAACAATGGTACCAGTAAGTGCTGTTGGTAGAATCTTAGGAGCAGAAGTTGATTGGAACGAAGCTACAAGAACAGTTCTTGTAACAAAAGATGGAAACAGAGCTTTATTAACAATCGGAAGCGATGTTATGAGTGTAAATGGTATGAACATCCCTATGAGATCTCAAGCTGTAATCACAGGCGAAAGAACATTTGTACCATTAAGAGATTTAGGTGTAGCTTTAGGTGTTTCAACTGATTGGAATGCTGCTACACAAACAGTAACAGTTAAATAATTAGACATCAAGATAAAGTAAAAAGAAGACTCCTTAGGGAGTCTCTTTTTACATAAACATAATGTTGATATGTGGTGTTAAAAGGAGGAAATAATGCCAT includes:
- a CDS encoding CTP synthase; translation: MSTKYIFITGGVVSSLGKGITAASLGQLLKSRGLKVTLQKFDPYLNIDPGTMSPYQHGEVFVTDDGAETDLDLGHYERFIDINLSKYSSVTSGKVYSTVINKERKGDYLGGTVQVIPHITNEIKERIYRVGRDGNFDAVITEVGGTVGDIESLPFLEAIRQIKYEVGRESTMYIHVTLVPYLGKAGELKTKPTQHSVKELRSIGIQPDLVVCRTEKPLSQEMKDKIGLFCNLDPGHVVQNMDAQSLYEVPLLLKEEKLDELVVKRLKLQAGVAELTQWKEVVERDKNPKGRVKIALVGKYVELRDAYLSVSEALTHAGIYNNVKIDIDWIHSEDVLEESVEELLKGAQGILVPGGFGDRGVEGKISALKYARENNIPLLGICLGMQLAVIEYARNVLNLKDAHSSELNPDTTNPVIDLMPEQKDVEDMGGTMRLGLYPCKIYTDTKAREAYGEDLIYERHRHRYEFNNHYRDALTEAGLIISGISPDERLVEIVEIKDHPWFVAAQFHPEFKSRPTRPHPLFRDFVKAAIDQ
- a CDS encoding copper amine oxidase N-terminal domain-containing protein; its protein translation is MKRKIALLLALAMVLTMIPMMSFAASSNAMSNIVSVGRNADLGENLRTAPVLHLRESEPGNSWREGGVFRLTLSDGLKWNNNAADTVASNVYNDSQSFNINRFIAADGSIIANPTNTNNYEMGRSTTGHIARRISDRELEIEIVETNVNGIARNNFWIPMNVDMNGFVGEAQVTVTPVDSGITGGTYTFANSSRGGTVATVDRVRNIGRTGNLGTVRIEETNVGAVRNEAVVTLKLPSNFEFVNINNWLRNEPANATADDDFVTFTGGWNGATISNVVPDGERTVRFTINLPATTSGTRGSILFTPQVRADRNARYGDVVLSISGTNNVSSEDITVAKYQDWGAVAEIEEVKELVAGKVNDVVTTALITVEETVPGALIENREVEVVFPSWVKVIGVPSSEFDATNLDVEVDETEIRNGRDVISFQITESNDTNSVGSFEFEVELSIEANKTGDIVAEFSGAGMEKQELVVAKAIAPVTVKSDADTPVKIGLQGQAAPNFTITENVKEAIERRQDSLLHTDGNIRVVGGSAETTAGAANGTIEIALPQGVRFAAVPTVKVVKGNGEIYEDQITLTNAAGRNTMDSLLQIPVKSESTSPMEIEVTNVKLTVDRTVPEGDIVAYVGGTALIENYRDRPNAGEFVTDYVTTFVIATTVTPAPGESTSPEVVLTIGSSTIYTNGVASTIPVAPYIDAQNRTMVPVSAVGRILGAEVDWNEATRTVLVTKDGNRALLTIGSDVMSVNGMNIPMRSQAVITGERTFVPLRDLGVALGVSTDWNAATQTVTVK